The Streptomyces seoulensis genome contains a region encoding:
- a CDS encoding alkaline phosphatase D family protein produces the protein MTSPLRSVEAASARNSPAPSRRTVVKAAAAGAVLAGPLASALPARAATAAPVFRHGVASGDPLPDGVLLWTRVTPVPEAVPGSGVGPDTEVGWAVARDKAFTSVVATGSTTATAATDHTVKADIRGLQPGTDYWFRFTCGGTESPVARTRTAPAADAAVTGLRFGVVSCANWEAGYFSPYRHLAARGDLDAWLHLGDYVYEYGNGEYGTRGTVVRPHSPAHEILTLADYRLRHATYKTDPDLQALHLAAPVVAIWDDHEFADNAWSGGAGNHTEGAEGAWAARQAAAKQAYFEWMPVRPAVAGTTYRRLRFGKLADLSLLDLRSFRSQQAATASGSVDDPDRTLTGRAQLDWLKAGLKASDTKWRLVGNSVMISPFAVGALSADLLRPLAKLLGLPQEGIALNTDQWDGYTDDRRELLAHLQANAIGNTVFLTGDIHMAWANDVPHDAGTYPLSASAATEFVVTSLTSDNLDDIVKVPEGTVSAVAAPVIQAANRHVRWVDTDRHGYGVLDITAERAQMDYYVVSDRTDPNATSAWARSYRTRSGTQKVERSYTPV, from the coding sequence GTGACCAGTCCACTCAGATCCGTCGAGGCCGCTTCGGCCCGCAACTCACCTGCGCCCAGCCGCCGTACGGTCGTCAAGGCCGCGGCGGCCGGCGCCGTCCTGGCCGGGCCGCTCGCCTCCGCGCTCCCGGCCCGCGCCGCCACCGCCGCCCCCGTCTTCCGGCACGGTGTCGCCTCCGGCGACCCGCTGCCCGACGGTGTCCTGCTCTGGACCCGGGTGACCCCGGTGCCCGAGGCCGTCCCCGGCTCCGGCGTCGGCCCGGACACCGAGGTCGGCTGGGCCGTCGCCCGCGACAAGGCGTTCACCTCGGTCGTCGCCACCGGCTCCACCACCGCGACGGCGGCCACCGACCACACGGTGAAGGCCGACATCCGCGGCCTTCAGCCGGGCACCGACTACTGGTTCCGCTTCACCTGCGGCGGCACCGAGTCCCCCGTGGCCCGCACCCGCACCGCGCCCGCCGCCGATGCCGCCGTCACCGGTCTGCGCTTCGGCGTGGTCTCCTGCGCCAACTGGGAGGCCGGCTACTTCAGCCCTTACCGCCACCTCGCGGCCCGCGGCGACCTGGACGCCTGGCTGCACCTGGGCGACTACGTCTACGAGTACGGCAACGGCGAGTACGGCACCCGGGGCACCGTCGTACGCCCGCACTCCCCCGCGCACGAGATCCTCACCCTGGCCGACTACCGCCTCCGGCACGCCACCTACAAGACCGACCCCGACCTCCAGGCGCTGCACCTGGCCGCTCCGGTCGTCGCCATCTGGGACGACCACGAGTTCGCGGACAACGCCTGGTCGGGGGGCGCGGGGAACCACACCGAGGGCGCCGAGGGCGCGTGGGCTGCCCGTCAGGCGGCCGCGAAGCAGGCGTACTTCGAGTGGATGCCGGTCCGCCCGGCCGTCGCGGGCACCACCTACCGCAGGCTGCGCTTCGGCAAGCTGGCCGATCTGTCCCTGCTGGATCTGCGCTCGTTCCGCTCCCAGCAGGCGGCCACCGCCTCCGGCTCGGTCGACGACCCGGACCGCACGCTCACCGGACGGGCCCAACTGGACTGGCTCAAGGCCGGGTTGAAGGCGTCGGACACCAAGTGGCGGCTGGTCGGCAACTCGGTGATGATCTCGCCGTTCGCGGTGGGCGCGCTCTCCGCCGATCTGCTCCGGCCGCTGGCGAAGCTGCTCGGGCTGCCGCAGGAGGGCATCGCCCTCAACACCGACCAGTGGGACGGCTACACCGACGACCGGCGCGAACTCCTGGCCCACCTGCAGGCCAACGCCATCGGCAACACCGTCTTCCTCACCGGCGACATCCACATGGCGTGGGCCAACGACGTGCCCCACGACGCGGGGACCTACCCGCTGTCGGCGTCGGCGGCGACCGAGTTCGTGGTCACCTCGCTCACCTCGGACAACCTCGACGACATCGTGAAGGTCCCCGAGGGCACCGTCTCGGCCGTGGCCGCGCCCGTCATCCAGGCCGCCAACCGGCACGTCCGCTGGGTCGACACCGACCGCCACGGCTACGGCGTTCTCGACATCACCGCCGAGCGCGCGCAGATGGACTACTACGTGGTCTCCGACCGCACCGACCCGAACGCCACGTCCGCGTGGGCGCGTTCGTACCGCACCCGCAGCGGCACCCAGAAGGTGGAGCGGAGCTACACCCCGGTGTAG
- a CDS encoding GNAT family N-acetyltransferase, with translation MSVPFTVRAAEDLADHEACFAVRKDVFVGEQGVPQDIEYDAYDASAVHVLAVDEDGVPLGTGRLLHGEAAAAKTGGDASVGSLGRLAVTRRARGLGVGAALVRAIEDAARSLGLTAVDLHAQTQALGFYERLGYTAYGPEFQDAGIAHRAMRRPLGPA, from the coding sequence GTGAGCGTGCCGTTCACCGTCCGGGCGGCCGAGGACCTTGCCGACCACGAGGCGTGCTTCGCGGTCCGCAAGGACGTCTTCGTGGGCGAGCAGGGCGTCCCGCAGGACATCGAGTACGACGCGTACGACGCCTCGGCCGTGCACGTGCTGGCCGTGGACGAGGACGGAGTGCCGCTCGGCACCGGCCGGCTGCTGCACGGCGAGGCGGCCGCCGCCAAGACGGGCGGCGACGCCTCGGTGGGTTCGCTGGGCCGGCTCGCGGTGACCCGCCGGGCGCGCGGCCTCGGCGTCGGCGCGGCCCTGGTGCGGGCCATCGAGGACGCGGCCCGGAGCCTCGGCCTCACCGCCGTGGACCTGCACGCCCAGACCCAGGCCCTCGGTTTCTACGAGCGCCTCGGCTACACGGCGTACGGCCCCGAGTTCCAGGACGCCGGGATCGCGCACCGGGCGATGCGCCGCCCGCTCGGGCCCGCGTAG
- a CDS encoding mechanosensitive ion channel family protein encodes MENVIRPLAVLGGAVGLTVLLGWATDLLLRKADERHGETPLWGLLRRCRIPYQLVLLSALLRGSYAQMTVLREHRVGIGQTLTLVLIGSTAWLVIGIAGAVVETSYSRYARAHRDSARVRRVRTQVTLIMRVVSATVGVVAVAAMLLTFPEMRAAGASLLASAGILGIVAGVAAQSTLANLFAGLQIAFGDMVRIGDTVVVDGEWGTVEEITLTFLTVRTWDERRITMPVSYFTSRPFENWSRGTPQMTGTVYWYLDHSAPVEAMREKLRDILRHCAAWDGRAYGLVVTDTTPNTIEVRALVTAKDADDIWTVRVTVREQMIAWLSAEHPYALPRVNTSDAAPAPYQIPSPDRATLRKAYDFPRTGRG; translated from the coding sequence ATGGAGAACGTCATCCGGCCCCTGGCCGTGCTCGGCGGTGCCGTCGGGCTCACCGTGCTGCTCGGCTGGGCCACCGACCTGCTGCTGCGCAAGGCCGACGAACGGCACGGCGAGACCCCGCTGTGGGGTCTGCTGCGCCGTTGCCGCATCCCCTACCAGCTCGTCCTGCTCTCGGCCCTGCTCAGAGGCTCCTACGCCCAGATGACCGTGCTGCGCGAACACCGGGTGGGCATCGGGCAGACCCTGACCCTGGTGCTGATCGGGTCGACGGCCTGGCTGGTCATCGGCATCGCGGGCGCCGTCGTGGAGACCTCCTACAGCCGCTACGCGCGCGCCCACCGGGACTCCGCGCGGGTACGCCGGGTGCGCACCCAGGTGACGCTGATCATGCGGGTGGTGTCCGCGACGGTCGGGGTGGTCGCCGTCGCGGCGATGCTGCTGACCTTCCCGGAGATGCGCGCGGCCGGTGCCTCGCTGCTGGCCTCCGCCGGCATCCTCGGCATCGTGGCGGGCGTGGCCGCCCAGTCGACGCTGGCCAATCTGTTCGCCGGGCTCCAGATCGCCTTCGGCGACATGGTGCGCATCGGCGACACCGTGGTGGTGGACGGCGAGTGGGGCACCGTCGAGGAGATCACCCTGACCTTCCTGACGGTGCGGACCTGGGACGAGCGCCGGATCACCATGCCGGTCTCGTACTTCACCTCGCGCCCGTTCGAGAACTGGTCGCGGGGCACCCCGCAGATGACCGGCACCGTCTACTGGTACCTCGACCACAGTGCGCCGGTGGAGGCGATGCGGGAGAAGCTCCGCGACATCCTGCGCCACTGCGCGGCCTGGGACGGCCGCGCCTACGGCCTGGTGGTGACCGACACGACCCCGAACACCATCGAGGTGCGCGCCCTGGTGACCGCGAAGGACGCGGACGACATCTGGACGGTCCGGGTCACGGTCCGCGAGCAGATGATCGCCTGGCTGTCCGCCGAGCACCCGTACGCGCTCCCCCGGGTCAACACCTCCGACGCCGCGCCCGCCCCGTACCAGATCCCCTCCCCCGACCGGGCCACCCTGCGCAAGGCGTACGACTTCCCCCGCACGGGCCGGGGTTAG
- a CDS encoding Na+/H+ antiporter: MDQLALLFVILLAALVSVPVGEYFGLPAPVLMTLFGGVLAVLPFVPNVDIPPDLILPALLPPLLYAAVRRTSWRQFAANVRPIFLLAVALVFVTTICVAAVAHAMVPGLPVAAAVALGALIAPPDPVAATAVAGQLGLPRRLVSILEGEGLFNDVTAIVLYHVAIAAAISGEFSPWEAGLDLVLSAVVALVIGLALGWGANKLMSLLGDATLQIGLTLLVPYASYVLAEELHGSGVLAVLTTALFLAEYATDADDVMTRLAGHTFWDIIDTLVTGVAFGLIGLELHNAVRTASGRWSELVGWAAAVAAVVILVRLLWLLPATWLTKRLHARRDIDEEIPVGWRETVVMWWSGMRGVASVALALAIPLTTEDGGPFPDRDIIVFIAFGVIIATLVLQGLTLPRLVRRLGVRADSEREKDFEKDLAVRATKAARRKLREIEQVEDLPEELSEQMLRRAYDIGIRISPDMGEEERREAHQKRARRLKRVRQIQAEMMSAARHEVLAARSEPGADPEIVDRVLRHLDVRSLR; encoded by the coding sequence GTGGATCAGTTGGCCCTGTTGTTCGTGATCCTGCTCGCCGCGCTGGTGAGCGTGCCGGTGGGCGAGTACTTCGGACTGCCCGCGCCGGTGCTGATGACACTGTTCGGCGGGGTGCTCGCCGTACTGCCCTTCGTGCCGAACGTCGACATCCCGCCCGACCTGATCCTGCCCGCCCTGCTGCCGCCGCTGCTCTACGCGGCCGTGCGGCGCACCTCCTGGCGGCAGTTCGCGGCGAACGTCCGGCCGATCTTCCTGCTGGCCGTCGCCCTCGTCTTCGTGACCACGATCTGCGTGGCCGCGGTCGCCCACGCCATGGTGCCGGGCCTCCCGGTCGCCGCCGCCGTGGCGCTGGGCGCGCTGATCGCCCCGCCCGACCCGGTCGCCGCGACCGCCGTCGCCGGTCAACTCGGGCTGCCGCGCCGCCTGGTGTCCATCCTGGAGGGCGAGGGGCTGTTCAACGACGTCACCGCGATCGTGCTCTACCACGTGGCCATCGCCGCCGCGATCAGCGGTGAGTTCTCCCCCTGGGAGGCCGGGCTCGACCTGGTGCTCTCCGCGGTCGTCGCCCTCGTCATCGGGCTGGCCCTCGGCTGGGGCGCCAACAAGCTGATGTCCCTGCTGGGCGACGCCACCCTCCAGATCGGCCTCACGCTGCTGGTGCCGTACGCCTCCTACGTGCTCGCCGAGGAACTGCACGGCTCCGGCGTGCTCGCGGTGCTCACCACCGCCCTGTTCCTCGCCGAGTACGCCACCGACGCCGACGACGTGATGACCCGGCTGGCCGGGCACACCTTCTGGGACATCATCGACACCCTCGTCACCGGCGTCGCGTTCGGGCTGATCGGCCTCGAACTGCACAACGCCGTCCGCACCGCCTCCGGCCGCTGGAGCGAGCTGGTCGGCTGGGCGGCGGCGGTCGCGGCCGTGGTGATCCTGGTCCGGCTGCTCTGGCTGCTGCCCGCGACCTGGCTGACCAAGCGGCTGCACGCCCGGCGGGACATCGACGAGGAGATCCCGGTCGGCTGGCGGGAGACCGTCGTGATGTGGTGGTCCGGGATGCGCGGGGTGGCCTCCGTGGCGCTGGCCCTCGCCATCCCGCTCACCACCGAGGACGGCGGGCCCTTCCCGGACCGGGACATCATCGTCTTCATCGCCTTCGGGGTGATCATCGCCACCCTCGTGCTCCAGGGGCTCACGCTGCCCCGGCTGGTGCGCAGGCTCGGGGTGCGGGCCGACTCCGAGCGGGAGAAGGACTTCGAGAAGGACCTCGCCGTCCGCGCGACCAAGGCAGCGCGGCGCAAGCTTCGGGAGATCGAGCAGGTCGAGGACCTGCCGGAGGAGCTGTCCGAGCAGATGCTGCGGCGCGCCTACGACATCGGCATCCGCATCAGCCCCGACATGGGCGAGGAGGAGCGCCGGGAGGCGCACCAGAAGCGGGCCAGGCGCCTGAAGCGGGTGCGGCAGATCCAGGCGGAGATGATGAGCGCCGCCCGCCACGAGGTGCTCGCGGCCCGCAGCGAGCCGGGGGCGGACCCGGAGATCGTGGACCGGGTGCTGCGCCACCTCGACGTGCGCAGCCTGCGCTGA
- a CDS encoding TraR/DksA family transcriptional regulator, with translation MTGYVPGSWAQRMQVCCAGGAGRANRAACPVAAGLKSIYRPSTIRLRNHICEGAPAMVAKKTSGGSAGRGSGRAKTAATGKKPAAPKGAAAKKAAGDEGAPAKKKTTARKASAGRTAGEKTGGETVTPRKTAAKATAAEAATPQGTTAGKAAKKTAAKKTATKKAAAKKAPAKKTAAKKSTAGKTGATRVVAEKTSGTATAEQSAPSKARLAAAEPGELAVRPGEDPWTPQEVAEARAELAGEADRLSTEISSSEASLVGMMRDSADGAGDDEADTGSKNITREHELALAANAREMLTQTERALERMDAGTYGLCENCGNPIGKARMQAFPRATLCVECKQKQERRS, from the coding sequence ATGACGGGTTACGTGCCGGGGAGCTGGGCACAACGGATGCAGGTCTGCTGCGCGGGGGGTGCGGGGCGGGCGAATCGGGCGGCGTGCCCCGTTGCCGCGGGACTCAAGTCGATTTATCGTCCCAGCACGATTCGCCTGCGAAATCACATATGTGAAGGGGCCCCGGCCATGGTGGCGAAGAAGACGTCCGGCGGTTCGGCGGGAAGGGGGAGCGGGCGGGCGAAAACGGCTGCCACCGGGAAGAAGCCGGCCGCCCCGAAGGGTGCCGCGGCGAAGAAGGCCGCAGGTGACGAGGGTGCGCCCGCCAAGAAGAAGACCACTGCCAGGAAGGCGTCCGCTGGTCGGACGGCCGGTGAGAAGACGGGCGGCGAGACGGTGACTCCCAGGAAGACGGCCGCCAAGGCCACCGCCGCCGAGGCGGCGACCCCCCAGGGCACGACGGCCGGGAAGGCTGCCAAGAAGACGGCTGCCAAGAAGACGGCCACCAAGAAGGCGGCCGCCAAGAAGGCGCCTGCCAAGAAGACGGCCGCGAAGAAGAGCACGGCCGGGAAGACGGGAGCCACGAGGGTGGTCGCTGAGAAGACTTCCGGCACGGCCACGGCGGAACAGAGCGCCCCGTCCAAGGCGCGCCTGGCCGCCGCGGAACCCGGTGAGCTGGCCGTACGTCCCGGCGAGGACCCCTGGACCCCGCAGGAGGTCGCCGAGGCGCGCGCGGAGCTGGCCGGCGAGGCGGACCGGCTGAGCACGGAGATCAGCTCCTCCGAGGCGTCCCTGGTCGGCATGATGCGCGACTCGGCGGACGGCGCGGGCGACGACGAGGCCGACACCGGCAGCAAGAACATCACCCGCGAGCACGAGCTGGCCCTCGCGGCCAACGCGCGCGAGATGCTCACCCAGACCGAACGCGCCCTCGAACGCATGGACGCGGGCACCTACGGCCTGTGCGAGAACTGCGGCAACCCCATCGGCAAGGCCCGCATGCAGGCGTTCCCCAGGGCCACCCTGTGCGTGGAGTGCAAGCAGAAGCAGGAACGCCGCTCCTGA
- the lspA gene encoding signal peptidase II, with product MAEAERIIGTPDTPEGSGERTEAPAPRTGRGRRIAVLFAVAAFAYALDLGSKLLVVAKLEHHAPVQLVGDLLELHAIRNPGAAFGFGAAFTIIFTVIAVAVILVIVRLARKLYSFPWAVALGLLLGGALGNLTDRIFRAPGVFQGEVVDFIAPRGFAVFNLADSAIVCGGILIVLLSFRGLDPDGTVHKD from the coding sequence GTGGCAGAGGCGGAGCGCATCATCGGTACGCCGGACACTCCGGAGGGCAGTGGAGAGCGGACGGAGGCCCCCGCGCCGCGGACCGGCCGCGGCCGCCGGATCGCCGTGCTCTTCGCGGTGGCCGCGTTCGCCTACGCCCTCGACCTCGGCAGCAAGCTGCTGGTGGTGGCGAAGCTGGAGCACCACGCCCCGGTCCAGTTGGTCGGGGACCTCCTGGAGCTGCACGCCATCCGCAACCCCGGCGCCGCCTTCGGCTTCGGTGCGGCCTTCACGATCATCTTCACGGTGATCGCGGTCGCCGTGATCCTGGTGATCGTCCGGCTGGCCCGCAAGCTCTACAGCTTCCCCTGGGCCGTCGCGCTGGGCCTGCTGCTCGGCGGGGCCCTCGGCAACCTCACCGACCGGATCTTCCGCGCCCCCGGCGTCTTCCAGGGCGAGGTCGTCGACTTCATCGCCCCCCGCGGCTTCGCCGTGTTCAACCTGGCGGACTCCGCGATCGTGTGCGGCGGCATCCTGATCGTGCTGCTGTCCTTCCGCGGCCTGGACCCGGACGGCACCGTCCACAAGGACTGA
- a CDS encoding dienelactone hydrolase family protein — translation MNIMLFHSVHGLTPAVRDAADRLRAAGHEVWTPDLFEGRTFDTVEEGMEYQDSVGKEEILKRAVLAVAPYSERGLVYSGFSLGASVAQTLALGDDKARGLLLLQGTSDIAPNAYADELPVQLHVAEPDPFETDDWLSAWYLQMGRTGADVEVYRYPGAGHLYMDRDLPDYDAEAAEATWRVALGFLDSLG, via the coding sequence ATGAACATCATGCTCTTTCACTCGGTCCACGGGCTCACCCCCGCGGTGCGCGACGCGGCGGACCGGCTGCGCGCGGCCGGTCACGAGGTATGGACGCCGGACCTCTTCGAGGGCCGCACCTTCGACACGGTCGAGGAAGGCATGGAGTACCAGGACTCCGTCGGCAAGGAGGAGATCCTCAAGCGGGCGGTGCTGGCCGTCGCGCCCTACTCCGAACGCGGGCTGGTCTACTCCGGGTTCTCGCTCGGCGCCTCCGTCGCCCAGACCCTGGCCCTCGGCGACGACAAGGCGCGCGGGCTGCTGCTCCTGCAGGGCACCTCGGACATCGCGCCGAACGCATATGCCGACGAGTTGCCGGTGCAGTTGCACGTGGCCGAGCCGGACCCGTTCGAGACGGACGACTGGCTGAGCGCCTGGTACCTCCAGATGGGCCGCACCGGCGCGGACGTGGAGGTCTACCGCTACCCCGGCGCCGGCCACCTCTACATGGACCGGGACCTGCCCGACTACGACGCCGAGGCCGCCGAGGCCACCTGGCGGGTGGCGCTCGGCTTCCTCGACAGCCTGGGGTAG
- a CDS encoding DUF2252 domain-containing protein has protein sequence MSVPQLSDEQRGEEILAVFDTAFGQLLAADPAAFRVKFRKMAASAFAFYRGTASLFYHDVDAEKRGGPYLDERTSRVWVHGDLHAENFGTYMDAGGRLVFNVNDFDEAYVGPFTWDLKRLAASIALIGYAKALSDEQITELVTVYAIAYRERIRALATGAKSDEVPPFTLDTAQGPLLDALRDARSLTRFGLLDSMTEIRDFERRFAPGGGSVELDAATRYKVLAAFDGYLETLPETSLARPESYRVKDVVGRRGIGIGSAGLPSYNILLEGATDALENDVVIYIKQAQTPAVSRHITDPAISGYFQHEGHRTVISQRALQAHADPWLGWTELDGAGQLVAEISPYAVDLDWGDIDDPEEIAAVVADLGRATATMHAAADDTSGESLVPFSTERAIDAALAADEEGFAPLLVDFAHAYGARARADHQIFLDLFRNGRIPGL, from the coding sequence ATGTCGGTTCCCCAGCTCAGCGACGAGCAGCGCGGCGAGGAGATCCTCGCCGTCTTCGACACCGCCTTCGGTCAACTGCTGGCCGCCGACCCCGCCGCGTTCCGGGTGAAGTTCCGGAAGATGGCGGCGAGCGCGTTCGCCTTCTACCGGGGCACGGCCTCCCTCTTCTACCACGACGTGGACGCCGAGAAGCGGGGCGGCCCGTACCTGGACGAGCGCACCTCGCGGGTGTGGGTGCACGGCGATCTGCACGCCGAGAACTTCGGCACCTACATGGACGCGGGCGGCCGCCTGGTCTTCAACGTCAACGACTTCGACGAGGCGTACGTCGGCCCCTTCACCTGGGACCTCAAGCGCCTCGCCGCCTCCATCGCGCTGATCGGGTACGCCAAGGCGCTCAGCGACGAGCAGATCACCGAGCTGGTGACGGTCTACGCGATCGCCTACCGCGAGCGCATCCGCGCCCTGGCCACCGGTGCCAAGAGCGACGAGGTGCCGCCCTTCACGCTGGACACCGCGCAGGGCCCGCTGCTGGACGCGCTGCGGGACGCCCGCTCGCTGACCCGGTTCGGGCTGCTGGACTCGATGACGGAGATCCGCGACTTCGAGCGCCGCTTCGCGCCCGGCGGCGGCTCCGTCGAGCTGGACGCGGCGACCCGGTACAAGGTGCTGGCCGCCTTCGACGGCTATCTGGAGACGCTGCCGGAGACCTCGCTGGCCCGCCCGGAGTCGTACCGGGTGAAGGACGTGGTGGGCCGGCGGGGCATCGGCATCGGCTCGGCCGGGCTGCCCTCCTACAACATCCTGCTGGAGGGCGCGACCGACGCCCTGGAGAACGATGTGGTGATCTACATCAAGCAGGCCCAGACCCCGGCCGTCTCCCGGCACATCACGGATCCGGCGATCAGCGGCTACTTCCAGCACGAGGGCCACCGCACGGTGATCTCCCAGCGCGCCCTGCAGGCGCACGCCGACCCGTGGCTGGGCTGGACCGAGCTGGACGGCGCGGGTCAGCTCGTCGCCGAGATCTCGCCGTACGCGGTCGACCTGGACTGGGGCGACATCGACGACCCGGAGGAGATCGCGGCCGTCGTCGCCGACCTCGGCCGGGCCACGGCCACCATGCACGCGGCGGCGGACGACACCTCCGGCGAGTCCCTGGTGCCGTTCTCCACCGAGCGGGCCATCGACGCCGCGCTCGCGGCCGACGAGGAGGGCTTCGCACCCCTCCTGGTGGACTTCGCGCACGCCTACGGCGCCCGTGCGCGCGCCGACCACCAGATCTTCCTCGACCTGTTCCGCAACGGCCGGATCCCGGGGCTGTAA
- a CDS encoding thioredoxin domain-containing protein, which yields MSKRNNQAAKTAARERLREERERQAKRDKVKRQAIVGLSVVAVLAAAGGIGYAVVQNNKPSGWEAAAKATLVKPAHTTGKDGTTVVIGKDSAKKTLALYEDPRCPVCAQFEQASGATVDKDVADGKYKIQYVGATFIDNNIPGEGSKNALSALGAALNVDPEAFLEYKSALYSAKYHPDEQDDKFKSDDYLIEVADTVPALKGNAAFQKAVKDGTYDKWALVMSDKFNTDGKKYDFQGTPTLLMDGKKVTGSDGQNAPMTQAEYVTAIAKALKG from the coding sequence ATGAGCAAGCGGAACAACCAGGCGGCGAAGACGGCGGCGCGTGAGCGGCTGCGCGAGGAGCGCGAGCGCCAGGCCAAGCGGGACAAGGTGAAGCGGCAGGCGATCGTCGGCCTGTCGGTGGTGGCGGTGCTCGCCGCCGCGGGCGGCATAGGTTACGCGGTCGTCCAGAACAACAAGCCGAGCGGCTGGGAGGCGGCCGCGAAGGCCACCCTGGTCAAGCCCGCGCACACGACGGGCAAGGACGGCACGACCGTCGTCATCGGCAAGGACAGCGCGAAGAAGACCCTCGCCCTGTACGAGGACCCGCGCTGCCCGGTCTGCGCCCAGTTCGAGCAGGCGTCCGGCGCCACGGTGGACAAGGACGTCGCGGACGGCAAGTACAAGATCCAGTACGTCGGCGCGACCTTCATCGACAACAACATCCCGGGCGAGGGCTCCAAGAACGCGCTCAGCGCGCTCGGCGCGGCCCTGAACGTCGACCCGGAGGCGTTCCTCGAGTACAAGTCGGCGCTGTATTCGGCGAAGTACCACCCGGACGAGCAGGACGACAAGTTCAAGAGCGACGACTACCTGATCGAGGTGGCGGACACCGTGCCCGCGCTCAAGGGCAACGCGGCCTTCCAGAAGGCCGTGAAGGACGGCACCTACGACAAGTGGGCGCTGGTGATGAGCGACAAGTTCAACACGGACGGCAAGAAGTACGACTTCCAGGGCACGCCGACGCTGCTCATGGACGGCAAGAAGGTCACCGGCTCCGACGGCCAGAACGCGCCGATGACGCAGGCCGAGTACGTCACCGCGATCGCCAAGGCCCTCAAGGGCTGA
- a CDS encoding RluA family pseudouridine synthase translates to MSTIPEIRTLPVPDGLEGERVDAAISRMFGFSRTKAAELAAAGKVQVDGAVVGKSERVHGGAWLEVEMPQAPAPVQVIAEPVEGMEIVYDDDDVVVIVKPVGVAAHPSPGWTGTTVIGGLAAAGYRISTSGAAERQGIVHRLDVGTSGLMVVAKSERAYTSLKRQFKERTVDKRYHTLVQGHPDPTSGTIDAPIGRHPQHDYKWAVTAEGKPSVTHYDLIEAFRAASLLDVKLETGRTHQIRVHMAAHRHPCVGDLTYGADPTLSKRLKLERQWLHAVRLGFEHPADGQWVEFESDYPEDLSRALDLVREETYA, encoded by the coding sequence GTGAGCACGATTCCCGAGATCCGAACCCTGCCCGTGCCCGACGGCCTGGAGGGCGAGCGTGTCGACGCCGCCATCTCCCGGATGTTCGGCTTCTCCCGCACGAAGGCGGCCGAGCTGGCCGCGGCCGGCAAGGTCCAGGTCGACGGAGCCGTGGTCGGCAAGTCCGAGCGCGTCCACGGAGGCGCCTGGCTCGAGGTGGAGATGCCGCAGGCTCCCGCCCCGGTGCAGGTGATCGCCGAGCCGGTCGAGGGCATGGAGATCGTGTACGACGACGACGACGTGGTCGTCATCGTCAAGCCCGTCGGCGTGGCCGCGCACCCCTCGCCCGGCTGGACCGGCACGACCGTCATCGGCGGTCTCGCCGCCGCCGGGTACCGGATCTCCACCTCCGGCGCCGCCGAGCGCCAGGGCATCGTGCACCGGCTGGACGTCGGCACCTCCGGTCTGATGGTGGTCGCCAAGTCCGAGCGGGCGTACACCTCGCTCAAGCGCCAGTTCAAGGAGCGCACGGTCGACAAGCGCTACCACACCCTCGTCCAGGGCCACCCGGACCCGACGAGCGGCACGATCGACGCCCCCATCGGCCGCCACCCGCAGCACGACTACAAGTGGGCCGTCACCGCCGAGGGCAAGCCGTCGGTCACCCACTACGACCTCATCGAGGCCTTCCGCGCCGCCTCCCTGCTGGACGTGAAGCTGGAGACGGGCCGCACCCACCAGATCCGCGTCCACATGGCCGCCCACCGCCACCCCTGCGTCGGCGACCTGACCTACGGCGCCGACCCGACCCTCTCCAAGCGCCTCAAGCTGGAGCGCCAGTGGCTGCACGCCGTCCGGCTCGGCTTCGAGCACCCGGCGGACGGCCAGTGGGTCGAGTTCGAGAGCGACTACCCCGAGGACCTCAGCCGCGCCCTCGACCTGGTCCGCGAGGAGACGTACGCGTGA